The Bdellovibrio sp. NC01 genome includes the window GGACTGAAGCTTACTGAGCGCATCCAACTTTATTTAAAATTCGATCAGCCTTTATCTGAAGCGGAGCTTACAACTCTGCGTGAATTGGTTCGTCGTCGTGTTCAAGGTGAACCGGTGGCGTACATTCTTGGCTATCGTGATTTTTATGGTCATCGCTTTGAAGTGAACTCTTCTACTTTGATTCCTCGTCCAGAAACTGAACACATCGTTGAAGAAGTCACGAAGTGGGCAGATGATAAGGACAAGGAATACAGAATCATCGACTTGGGCGCAGGCACGGGTTGCATTGGTTTGAGTTTGTTGAAGGAGCTGCCTCAGGCAAAATTGCTTTCGGTCGACGTATCGGAAGGTGCACTTGAAGTTGCGAAACGTAATGCGGTTGCGCTTGAAGTTGCCGATCGTGTGCAGTTCGTTCATGCCGACGCAGGTAATGTCGATCTTGTAATGTCAGCTTTCAAAGACTTCATGAGACATGACAATGTGGACGTATTAGTCTCGAATCCGCCCTATATCGCGAACAACGATCCGGCAGTTGAAGAGAACGTAAAAAAATTTGAACCCGCAAGTGCTCTTTTTGCGGACGATGAAGGTTTGGCTCTTCTGAAAAAATGGTCGCAAGCATACGCACCATTTTTGTCTCCGAACAGTGTGATGCTGATGGAGATGGGTATGAGTCAAGGTTCTGCTATGCAGAACCAATTTGAGAGCTTGAATTTATTCAATAATGTTCGTGTAGTTAAAGATCTTTCCGGACACGATAGAGTGATCTACGGGGTGAAGCATGGATAAAATGGTAGTAACAGGCAATGGCCCTTTGCGTGGAACAGTTGCGGCAAGTGGCGCGAAAAACGCGGCTCTTCCGATTCTTTTCTCAACTCTGTTAGCAGAAGGCCGACACGTTTTCAAAAACGTTCCAAAACTAAAAGATATCGAATCAACTGCAGAGCTTCTTGAAAGCTTGGGTTGTGTGACGAAATGGGAAGGCGATGCTTTCACTGTCACAGTAAGTCCGCTTCAATCTTACGAAGCGTCTTATGACCTTGTTCGTAAAATGCGCGCAAGCTTCTTGTGCATGGGACCTATGCTTGCGAAGTATGGCGAAGCCGTTGTGTCTCAGCCAGGCGGTTGTGCAATTGGTTCTCGTCCTATCGACTTGCATCTTGAAGGCTTCAAAGCTTTGGGTGCAACGATCACACAAAAAGAAGGTTACGTTCACGCGGCTTCTCCGAAATTGAAAGGTTCCACTTTCTTGTTCGAGACAGTGACTGTCGGCGGAACTGAAAACGTGATGATGGCGGCAACTCTTGCTGAAGGCGTGACGGTTTTAGAAAACGCCGCAAAGGAACCGGAGATCGTAGATCTTGCAGAGTACTTAAATAAAATGGGCGCGAAGATCACTGGTCACGGTACAAGTGTGATTCGTATTGAAGGTGTTAAAAAACTTCACCCAGCAGAACACTCAATCATGCCAGATCGTATCGAAGCAGGTACGTTGTTGATCGCAGGCGCAATCACAAAAGGCCAAGTCACTGTGACTAAATGTGTACCATCACACTTGGAAGCTTTGATTTTAAAAATGCGTGAATCAGGTTTCAAAATCGAAACGACTGCTGATTCAATGACAGTCTATCCAGCAGACAAATGGGAAGCGGTTGACGTAACAACAGCTCCTCACCCATTGTTCCCAACAGATCTTCAAGCGCAGTTCATGGCATTGATGACGGTTGCTCAAGGCACAAGCGTCATTACAGAAACAGTTTTCGAAAACCGCTTCATGCACGTGACTGAACTGACTCGTTTGGGCGCAGACATCACACCAAAAACAAGAGTCGCAGTAATCCGCGGCAACCCAGGAAAACTAACAGGCGCCCCAGTTATGGCAACAGACCTAAGAGCCAGCGCTTCATTGGTACTAACTGGTTTGATCGCCGAAGGCGAAACAGTAGTAAACCGCATCTACCACTTGGACCGCGGCTACGAAAAACTAGAAGACAAGCTATCATCATTAGGCGCAACAATCCGCCGCACGGAATAGCAACCAAACCAAATCCAAAAAAACAAAAAAGGGAAGCTCTACAAAAGCTTCCCTTTTTTATTCCCAAAAAAACGACAGACACCTTTTCTCGCCTAACGCACCATAGACCTAAAAAAGTGCCAGGCACCCTTTTTTTAGAAAGAACCCAGGGAGGTCAAGAGGTCCTCTTTTCTTTTTTCTGTTAGAAGTTGAATCATCAAATCTACGAAATTTTCTGTTTATAAAAAGAGCTGATCCGAAGAGAGCCCTTCGCGGGGCCTGGATGGCCCTCACCACGAAGTGGTGAAGCGACGAGGCAGGAAGCCGTGCCGAACGAAGTGAGCAGATCTTTTTATAAATAGAAAATCCCCGCAGGAAGCGAAAGACTCAAATCACGAAGGGGAGAAAAAGAAAAAGGCCAGCAAGGAGGGGATCCGCTGACCTTTTAGAAATTTTAAAAAGAAAAGTCTCAGCCCACGGAGGGGATTGGGGCTGAGACCCAATGATACAGGTTATTATCTAACCTCAGAGATACCGAACACGAAGAAAATAACCGAGTTGTTCCCAGAGTTGATTCCAGGGAGGGGGTCCACAGAATCAAGCCCGTAAGAGGGAGCAAGTTGCTGATCAAGTTCAATACCGCTAATCATAACTTTAGAACCAACATAACCTGTAAGATCCGATTGTGCTTTAAGAACGAAAACATTTTGCTGAGCAGTCACTAGAACTAGCGAACCATCAGCCAAAGCCACAACTTCACCTACGTGTGTTTTGAAATTATAGTTTTGAAGTTCAGACGCTGTGATCTCTTCACCTTCGATTGCGTTGTTAGGTAGTACACCTGCACGAGCTACTGCGGAAATCGCAAGAACTACTAAGATGTAAATTGCTATCAAGGCGTTTCTAATCACTGTCTGCTTCTCCTAAATTCCAAAGACACTTTCCCTATAAGCAATGGCTGTGCCAATTTGAGACAAAGGTCAGATCTAATATATTGGATTTAAGGCTTGGGATTCGGAGCGAGAACCCATTCCGGAACTTTTAGGTAATTCCAGAATGGAACGGGGGTTCCACCCTGGAACCACTGAAGTGGCACTTGCTTGGACTAAAGCACAGACCTTGTGATTGCACACTCACGCACATAGTTCTTCAGAAAAAAGCTCAGTACAATCAAGTGTCTATGTCGCGCATACAAGTCACTTGGGTTGTGAAAACACGAACGGGTCAGGTCAAAGGACCTTACTCTACTGAAGCCATTCTTCGCATGATTGGTGAGGGTGTGTTTTCGG containing:
- the murA gene encoding UDP-N-acetylglucosamine 1-carboxyvinyltransferase — its product is MDKMVVTGNGPLRGTVAASGAKNAALPILFSTLLAEGRHVFKNVPKLKDIESTAELLESLGCVTKWEGDAFTVTVSPLQSYEASYDLVRKMRASFLCMGPMLAKYGEAVVSQPGGCAIGSRPIDLHLEGFKALGATITQKEGYVHAASPKLKGSTFLFETVTVGGTENVMMAATLAEGVTVLENAAKEPEIVDLAEYLNKMGAKITGHGTSVIRIEGVKKLHPAEHSIMPDRIEAGTLLIAGAITKGQVTVTKCVPSHLEALILKMRESGFKIETTADSMTVYPADKWEAVDVTTAPHPLFPTDLQAQFMALMTVAQGTSVITETVFENRFMHVTELTRLGADITPKTRVAVIRGNPGKLTGAPVMATDLRASASLVLTGLIAEGETVVNRIYHLDRGYEKLEDKLSSLGATIRRTE
- the prmC gene encoding peptide chain release factor N(5)-glutamine methyltransferase codes for the protein MKLKEVLDKTTAFFKEKKIETPRLDAELLFAHGLKLTERIQLYLKFDQPLSEAELTTLRELVRRRVQGEPVAYILGYRDFYGHRFEVNSSTLIPRPETEHIVEEVTKWADDKDKEYRIIDLGAGTGCIGLSLLKELPQAKLLSVDVSEGALEVAKRNAVALEVADRVQFVHADAGNVDLVMSAFKDFMRHDNVDVLVSNPPYIANNDPAVEENVKKFEPASALFADDEGLALLKKWSQAYAPFLSPNSVMLMEMGMSQGSAMQNQFESLNLFNNVRVVKDLSGHDRVIYGVKHG